A single window of Sebastes umbrosus isolate fSebUmb1 chromosome 16, fSebUmb1.pri, whole genome shotgun sequence DNA harbors:
- the scaf8 gene encoding SR-related and CTD-associated factor 8 isoform X3 yields MAAGILPPMVTPVMPSSAAPVNNTTPGTPATPATPANIVQGLPDWASQITNTDTVAAVAQILQSPQGQQLQQLVQSLQMQQHKPQPSLLQALDAGLVVQLQALTAQLTAAATANSLNPLEQRVSSFNKKLLGPFDFGNDSERGEESKKDSSSSQMPMVSEPMNNSLFHQLAEQLQQQNLEQFQKQLLEHQQHQQKAMSIEGQDSIFGQENSVATAQSSSQQQLPEPDNKLDDTIDNQQQDMDLDEGPDGMEEEIFEAEEKKIVSTRSRTRSRSRSRSPKRRRSRSRSGSRKRKHRKRSRSRSRDRKRKSSRSYSSERRAREREKERQKKGLPLIRSKALSVCSTTLWVGQVDKKATQQDLTNLFEEFGQIESINMIPPRGCAYICMVHRQDAYRARQKLSTGSFKIGSKIIKIAWALNKGVKQEYKQFWDVDLGVTYIPWEKVKLDDLDDFAEGGIIDQETVNDEWEAVKNAEPVKEVPSQPVIVETTAAPNTQTETYSQQVTMMPVQLPVAQAVPSAVGLVPPTFPVAMGIPPPGYGPPPPFIRAGFNASQPPPGFLQAAQTAAMVSAANSLVQPSVGTGQEAIKESPFGAMIPPTTIPGFMAGVFNPVAVQTQQAVNEKSLQSADGMDAAAELTLQGMQNAVRSGMGLLGMHPTSLTHQLHQSGLAGQRMPGLMPLDVRPNLLQPGAAARFPLLMQQGPVQQAAGLLESSLQAQARARVPFSQLDPFNRAPNLNNENVSKTEDESSSGADEGKDQDYRFPPMEKQSTGLLRTPPPEHREPLGGGGGAGSGGGGGRPPLLQTPGGQPARTSLVGRLQALAGFTPDNRWTQTRGDFDERDSMRASLQGSGVPKGFQEERPTPGPNFASRFDSRPGNAGGAAAAAGVSGNAGAVGGPQPWNRSGGGGGGGGGGGGGGGGGGGGGGGGGGGGGGGGAAAAPFDSELHQDLDERRRPWDRQRDRDERDFDFRREMNGNRHSRERDRDRERDRDRERDRDRERGRDRPREHERDRDRDKERDRERERERERDRGGWTPLLPLPTPLLPTPPLNPNLTLNQGKLLAPLKLNPQLQSRFQSPLLPQAQPKPSLLGLNQPPPQVQIKSPPPSQSQAALPEPQDETPAPSETPQAQSPPPAQSPDRSSDNKSQSPLTEAPTQAETSPQLETPPQTKSPFESMALSPALSPALSPALSPAQSPAQSPAQSPAQSPAQSPARSPSRTTASPDTEPPSQASPLVEASPQDSPVAFTQAASPPEETPSLEEQESPRKDEEEESQERASSPQWVNGAGMDNSTVAESTPEASPEASPEPAEEPSPDSELPESEPEQQLASPEDVDNEQSEPMEEAASQPVVDTVTDTEGT; encoded by the exons ATGGCTGCAGGGATTCTCCCTCCCATGGTCACACCTGTCATGCCCAGCAGTGCTGCTCCAGTCAATAACACTACACCTG GCACTCCAGCTACTCCGGCTACCCCAGCTAACATCGTCCAGGGTCTGCCTGATTGGGCTTCCCAGATTACCAACACAGATACTGTGGCTGCTGTAGCACAGATCCTACAGAGTCCTCAGGGACAACAG ctgcagcagctggtACAGAGTCTACAGATGCAGCAGCATAAGCCCCAGCCATCCCTGCTGCAGGCCTTGGATGCCGGCCTGGTGGTGCAGTTACAAGCTCTGACAGCTCAGCTCACTGCCGCCGCTACTGCCAACAGCCTCAACCCCCTGGAGCAGAGGGTCTCCTCTTTTAATAAG AAGCTTCTGGGTCCTTTTGATTTTGGGAATGATTCTGAACGCGGTGAAGAATCTAAAAAGGACTCGTCATCATCTCAAAT GCCCATGGTGTCGGAGCCCATGAACAACTCCCTCTTCCATCAGCTGGCTGAGCAGCTACAACAGCAGAACCTGGAACAGTTTCAGAAGCAGCTTTTAGAGCACCAGCAGCACCAACagaag GCGATGAGCATAGAAGGGCAGGACTCAATCTTTGGACAAGAGAACTCCGTTGCGACTGCTCAGAGCAGCAGCCAGCAACAGCTTCCTGAGCCAGATAACAAGTTGGATGACACTATAGACAACCAACAGCAG gacatggaTCTGGACGAGGGCCCAGATGGTATGGAGGAGGAGATCTTTgaggcagaggagaagaagattGTAAGCACGCGCTCCAGAACACGCTCAAGGTCGCGCTCTAG gtcTCCCAAGAGGAGAAGGTCCAGGTCCCGCTCCGGCTCACGGAAGCGCAAACACCGCAAGCGGTCACGCTCACGCTCCAGAGACCGCAAGAGGAAGTCATCGCGGTCTTACTCGAGTGAAAGACGCGCGCGAGAGCGAGAGAAGGAGCGTCAGAAGAAAGGACTGCCTCTAATACGATCCAAGGCTCTAAGTG TGTGCAGCACGACTCTGTGGGTTGGACAGGTGGACAAAAAGGCCACTCAGCAAGACCTCACCAACTTATTTGAAGAGTTTGGCCAGATTGAGTCCATCAAT ATGATCCCTCCCAGAGGCTGCGCCTACATCTGTATGGTCCACAGACAGGACGCGTATCGCGCCCGCCAAAAGCTCAGCACCGGCTCCTTTAAGATTGGCTCCAAAATCATCAAG ATTGCATGGGCTCTGAACAAGGGGGTAAAGCAGGAGTACAAGCAGTTTTGGGACGTGGACCTGGGCGTCACCTACATACCTTGGGAGAAGGTGAAGCTGGATGACCTGGATGACTTTGCTGAGGGAGGAATCATTGACCAGGAGACTGTTAATGATg AGTGGGAAGCAGTCAAGAACGCTGAGCCAGTCAAGGAAGTTCCAAGTCAGCCAGTAATCGTTGAGACTACGGCAGCACCTAACACCCAGACTGAGACCTACAGCCAGCAGGTCACCATGATGCCTGTGCAG CTCCCAGTGGCCCAGGCTGTTCCCAGTGCAGTAGGTTTGGTGCCTCCCACCTTCCCTGTCGCCATGGGAATACCCCCACCAGGCTACGGGCCGCCACCACCCTTCATAAGGGCTGGCTTCAATGCCTCACAGCCTCCACCAG GTTTTCTGCAGGCAGCACAGACAGCAGCCATGGTCTCAGCAGCTAATT CTCTAGTGCAGCCTTCAGTGGGAACCGGCCAAGAAGCTATCAAGGAATCACCGTTCGGTGCTATGATTCCTCCGACCACCATCCCCGGCTTCATGGCCGGTGTGTTCAACCCAGTGGCAGTCCAAACTCAGCAAGCCGTCAATGAGAAATCATTGCAGTCTGCAGATGGTATGGATGCTGCTGCAGAGCTCACACTGCAAG GCATGCAGAATGCAGTCCGCAGTGGCATGGGTCTCCTTGGCATGCACCCCACTTCGCTCACCCACCAGCTGCACCAGTCTGGTCTGGCTGGGCAGAGAATGCCTGGCCTGATGCCTCTGGATGTGCGACCTAACCTCCTCCAACCCGGGGCTGCCGCCCGCTTCCCGCTCCTCATGCAGCAGGGGCCCGTCCAGCAGGCTGCTGGCCTCCTAGAGAGCTCCCTCCAGGCTCAAGCCCGTGCCAGGGTTCCCTTCTCTCAGCTGGACCCCTTCAACAGAGCCCCCAACCTTAACAATGAAAATGTATCCAAGACTGAAGACGAGTCTTCCTCTGGAGCTGATGAGGGCAAAGACCAGGACTACCGCTTCCCTCCGATGGAGAAGCAGAGCACAGGCCTGCTGAGGACCCCTCCACCAGAGCACAGGGAGCCCCTTGGAGGTGGCGGCGGAGCAGgaagtggtggtggaggaggcagGCCTCCCTTGCTCCAGACCCCAGGGGGTCAGCCAGCCAGAACCAGCCTAGTGGGACGTCTGCAGGCTCTCGCAGGTTTCACTCCTGATAACCGCTGGACCCAGACCAGAGGGGACTTTGATGAACGAGATAGCATGCGAGCCAGCCTACAGGGCTCAGGCGTTCCAAAAGGCTTCCAGGAGGAGCGCCCCACACCTGGGCCGAACTTCGCCAGCCGCTTTGACAGCCGTCCTGGGAatgcaggaggagcagcagcagcagctggagttTCAGGCAATGCTGGAGCTGTTGGGGGGCCACAGCCCTGGAACCGTAGtggtggcggcggtggcggcggtggcggcggcggcggcggcggtggcggcggtggcggcggtggcggcggtggcggcggtggtggtggcggtggcggcgcCGCCGCAGCGCCTTTTGATAGCGAGCTACATCAAGACCTAGATGAACGAAGACGCCCGTGGGACAGgcaaagagacagagatgaaAGAGATTTTGACTTCAGGAGGGAGATGAACGGCAACCGCCACAGCCGAGAGAGAGACCGGGACCGCGAGAGGGACAGGGATAGGGAGAGAGACCGAGACAGGGAGCGAGGCAGAGATCGCCCCAGAGAGCATGAACGCGACAGAGACCGCGACAAAGAGAGAGACCGCGAAAGGGAACGTGAACGGGAACGTGATCGCGGGGGCTGGACACCTCTTCTGCCTCTGCCTACACCTCTGCTTCCAACTCCACCTCTTAATCCCAATCTGACCCTGAACCAAGGCAAACTGCTGGCACCACTCAAACTGAACCCCCAGCTTCAGTCACGATTCCAGTCCCCACTCCTGCCCCAAGCTCAGCCCAAACCCTCTCTCTTGGGTCTGAATCAGCCGCCGCCTCAGGTTCAGATTAAGTCTCCCCCTCCATCACAGAGCCAAGCAGCTTTGCCCGAGCCCCAGGATGAAACCCCAGCTCCGTCTGAGACACCTCAGGCCCAGTCACCACCCCCCGCCCAATCGCCTGACCGGTCATCTGACAACAAAAGTCAGAGCCCGTTGACAGAGGCTCCCACCCAGGCCGAGACATCACCACAACTTGAGACCCCTCCACAAACCAAATCGCCATTCGAGTCCATGGCTCTGTCCCCGGCTCTGTCCCCGGCTCTGTCCCCGGCTCTGTCCCCGGCTCAGTCCCCAGCCCAGTCCCCGGCTCAGTCCCCAGCCCAGTCCCCAGCCCAGTCCCCAGCCCGGTCCCCCTCCAGAACCACCGCTTCTCCAGACACTGAGCCCCCAAGCCAAGCCTCGCCGCTGGTTGAGGCCTCACCCCAGGACTCACCTGTGGCCTTCACACAAGCTGCCAGCCCCCCCGAAGAGACTCCCTCTCTGGAGGAGCAGGAAAGCCCAaggaaggatgaggaggaggagtcacAAGAGCGAGCCTCCTCACCCCAGTGGGTCAACGGAGCTGGGATGGACAATAGCACTGTGGCTGAATCTACACCCGAGGCCTCTCCTGAGGCCTCTCCTGAGCCCGCCGAAGAACCCTCTCCCGATTCTGAGCTCCCCGAAAGTGAACCGGAGCAGCAGCTTGCGTCTCCTGAGGACGTAGACAATGAACAGAGTGAGCCCATGGAGGAAGCTGCGAGTCAGCCAGTGGTAGACACTGTCACAGACACTGAGGGGACATAA